In Providencia zhijiangensis, a single window of DNA contains:
- the pgtB gene encoding two-component system sensor histidine kinase PgtB translates to MKTSIVKLMGRFSITAILRGAFIAGALMTLIVSCVSLYAWQEQNKQIRYALGDYFPKMQASFLIEGQLNTLVNELNEFLKAPNTATRLQLRNQITAHLAQIAAFNQQLNGEDQQQISLILSQSQDLLQRLDKALYALFLAREKINTLSSRINWLHDDFSTELNSLSQDISLQQGSLLDKIEQDPRQAKGLQSRLRNVQGELQLIYTLARLEEQITNILTGRLKDIQGDNAFDDPIDVGGYARYLGYLKTNLAANEEALNLYPSSVTLRQTIDELLDIGLSDNQMLEVLQNYQTAKRALNEATTEKERILADFRSQLDLQLGSSHFQLQTLNQRLAHIMSWSGTIIIITAGLALLLVLLFNMLFIRPRLVKRFTALNQAVARISIGDLTTHIPVEGRDELGRIGTLLQRSIAQINQQKIQLEQEIAERKAIEENLRTTQNELIQTAKLAVVGQTMTTLAHEINQPLNALSMHLFMAKKGLPEQDNDTSLMAINKSEQLVARMDGIVRSLRQFARKRDDNEQLQPVNLRQSIQSAWDVLKLQHKTRKVILSYPDILPKVLGDEIGIQQVLVNLLSNALDASPTEAEITVDYSETADKLLLTLCDNGTGWPLHLADTLMKPFTTSKEIGLGVGLSISQSIMQQIGGELRIASTLRGNGCVILEFKKVLEDA, encoded by the coding sequence ATGAAAACATCGATAGTGAAATTGATGGGGCGCTTTAGTATTACGGCTATTTTACGTGGAGCATTTATCGCGGGTGCATTGATGACACTGATCGTCAGCTGCGTCAGTTTGTATGCATGGCAAGAGCAAAATAAGCAGATCCGCTACGCACTTGGGGACTATTTTCCCAAAATGCAGGCTTCATTTTTGATTGAAGGACAGCTAAATACCTTAGTTAATGAGTTGAACGAATTTTTAAAAGCGCCAAATACAGCAACAAGATTACAACTACGCAACCAGATCACGGCACATTTGGCGCAAATCGCCGCGTTTAACCAACAATTAAATGGGGAGGATCAACAGCAGATTTCCTTGATTTTGTCGCAAAGTCAGGATCTTTTGCAGCGTCTGGATAAAGCGCTGTATGCCTTGTTTTTAGCACGGGAAAAAATTAATACGCTCTCTTCTCGGATCAACTGGCTACATGACGACTTTAGTACGGAGCTCAACTCGTTATCGCAAGATATCAGCCTGCAGCAAGGCTCTTTACTGGACAAAATTGAGCAAGATCCTCGTCAAGCCAAAGGGCTACAAAGTCGGTTACGTAACGTCCAAGGGGAGTTGCAGTTAATTTATACACTGGCGCGTTTGGAAGAGCAGATCACCAATATTTTGACGGGACGCTTGAAGGATATTCAAGGGGATAATGCTTTTGATGATCCCATCGATGTTGGCGGTTATGCCCGCTATTTAGGGTATTTAAAAACGAATTTGGCAGCCAATGAAGAGGCGTTGAATTTATACCCAAGTTCAGTAACGCTGCGTCAAACCATCGATGAGTTATTAGATATTGGCCTTTCTGATAACCAAATGCTTGAAGTCCTACAAAATTATCAAACAGCAAAAAGAGCCTTGAATGAAGCGACAACCGAAAAGGAGCGAATTTTGGCTGATTTTCGCTCTCAGCTTGATTTGCAACTTGGGAGTAGCCACTTTCAGCTACAAACACTAAACCAGCGTTTAGCGCACATTATGTCGTGGAGTGGCACAATTATTATTATTACCGCAGGGTTGGCGTTACTGTTGGTATTACTGTTCAATATGCTGTTTATTCGCCCTCGCTTGGTCAAGCGCTTTACCGCATTAAATCAAGCAGTGGCTCGGATCAGTATTGGGGATTTGACGACCCATATTCCTGTCGAAGGTCGCGATGAGTTAGGACGAATTGGCACACTGTTACAGCGCAGTATTGCTCAAATTAATCAACAGAAAATTCAGTTAGAACAAGAAATTGCAGAGCGTAAGGCAATAGAAGAAAACTTAAGAACCACGCAAAATGAGCTGATCCAAACGGCAAAACTCGCCGTCGTGGGGCAGACGATGACCACCTTAGCTCACGAAATTAACCAACCGCTAAATGCGCTCTCGATGCACCTGTTTATGGCGAAAAAAGGGTTGCCAGAGCAAGATAATGACACCTCGTTGATGGCGATAAATAAGTCAGAGCAACTTGTGGCTCGAATGGATGGCATTGTGCGTTCACTTCGCCAATTCGCTCGCAAACGTGATGATAATGAGCAATTACAACCTGTGAATTTACGCCAATCAATTCAAAGCGCTTGGGATGTTCTGAAGCTTCAACATAAAACCCGCAAAGTGATATTAAGTTATCCGGATATATTGCCTAAGGTGCTGGGGGATGAAATTGGTATTCAGCAGGTGTTGGTTAACTTGCTCTCTAACGCGCTTGATGCCAGCCCCACAGAGGCAGAAATCACCGTTGATTACAGCGAAACCGCGGATAAGTTGCTGTTGACCTTGTGCGATAACGGAACGGGTTGGCCACTGCATTTGGCGGATACATTAATGAAACCCTTTACGACAAGTAAAGAGATTGGGCTGGGTGTTGGGTTATCCATTAGCCAATCGATTATGCAACAAATTGGTGGTGAGTTAAGAATCGCTTCTACACTGCGTGGAAATGGGTGTGTAATTTTAGAATTTAAAAAGGTACTTGAAGATGCTTGA
- the pgtA gene encoding two-component system response regulator PgtA — MLDDNHDILLIDDDKDVLEAYCLLLEQAGYRVHACDNSLTAKELVHRDWCGIVLSDVCMPECSGIELMTLFLAKDKHLPVVLITGHGDVPMAVEAVKMGAWDFLQKPINPEYLLEQVAKALAVRKQRVLQRRWGKNQLMLNFVGSSEWSQQVRGQLQGLSETLAAVFLQGELGSGRTYLARYLHQISTLQHAPLVIKTLLNEQEVPVETWVSEARSGTLVIKNIELLPVNQQRYLVQHLQQDQRGFRLIGISDQPLLTLTKQQQIIAELYYYFSLTQVNCLPLSQRKADIPVLFQYYLELACTRLNQKLPELDESFVKKLSRRHWPGNVTELANAAELYAVGIMPMGETANPLLTSVAPTALDQQIENYERQIITEALNIHQGRINDVSEYLQMPRKKLYLRMKKYGLDKHHYRT; from the coding sequence ATGCTTGATGACAACCATGACATATTGCTGATTGATGATGATAAAGATGTATTGGAAGCGTATTGTCTATTACTCGAACAAGCGGGGTACCGAGTTCATGCGTGTGATAACTCATTGACAGCAAAAGAGTTAGTCCACCGCGATTGGTGTGGCATTGTTCTTAGCGATGTGTGTATGCCGGAATGTTCGGGCATCGAGCTGATGACACTCTTTCTCGCCAAAGACAAACATCTCCCTGTGGTATTGATCACAGGGCATGGGGATGTGCCAATGGCGGTGGAAGCGGTCAAAATGGGGGCATGGGATTTTCTACAAAAACCCATTAACCCAGAATATCTCTTAGAGCAAGTCGCTAAAGCGTTGGCAGTGCGTAAACAGCGTGTATTGCAGCGCCGGTGGGGTAAAAACCAATTGATGCTCAATTTTGTGGGGAGCAGTGAATGGTCACAGCAAGTTCGCGGGCAGCTTCAAGGGTTATCGGAAACTCTTGCCGCAGTGTTCTTACAAGGGGAGTTAGGTAGCGGCCGCACTTATTTAGCTCGCTATCTACATCAAATTAGCACACTGCAGCACGCGCCATTGGTGATCAAAACATTATTAAATGAGCAAGAAGTGCCTGTTGAAACATGGGTCTCTGAGGCTCGCTCAGGCACATTGGTGATTAAGAATATTGAGTTACTCCCTGTGAACCAACAGCGTTATTTGGTTCAGCATTTACAACAAGACCAACGGGGATTTCGCTTGATTGGGATTTCGGATCAGCCGCTGCTTACTTTGACTAAACAGCAGCAAATCATTGCGGAACTCTATTATTATTTCTCATTAACCCAAGTGAATTGCTTGCCACTATCTCAGCGTAAGGCGGATATTCCGGTTTTGTTCCAGTATTATTTAGAGCTGGCTTGTACTCGATTGAATCAGAAACTACCTGAACTGGATGAGTCTTTTGTCAAAAAATTGAGTCGGCGTCATTGGCCTGGAAATGTAACGGAGCTAGCCAACGCAGCGGAGCTATATGCGGTTGGCATTATGCCGATGGGGGAAACGGCGAATCCGTTATTAACGTCGGTAGCGCCAACGGCATTAGATCAACAAATTGAAAATTATGAACGGCAGATTATTACTGAAGCGCTGAATATTCATCAAGGGCGAATTAACGATGTGTCGGAATATCTGCAAATGCCACGGAAAAAACTCTATTTGCGCATGAAAAAGTATGGATTAGATAAGCACCATTATCGGACATAA
- a CDS encoding gluconeogenesis factor YvcK family protein has product MPNRSLTNLNHVVALGGGHGLGRVMSSLSSLGSRLTGIVTTTDNGGSTGRIRRSEGGIAWGDMRNCLNQLITEPSIASKMFEYRFAGTGELSGHNLGNLMLKSLDHLSVRPLEAINLIRNMLKVDAQLIPMSESPVDLMAIDDMGNEVYGEVNVDALQELPQELRLYPPVKATTEALDAIHRADLILIGPGSFFTSLMPLLLLDDIACALKESQAPMVYIGNLGKEISTSAASLTLPEKLVMMERYIGRKKIDAVIVGPRTDVTTIRQERKVTQRVLEADDIPYRHDRNLLLKAIEETIHLL; this is encoded by the coding sequence ATGCCAAACCGTAGTTTGACAAATCTTAATCACGTCGTCGCCCTTGGGGGGGGACATGGACTTGGTCGAGTGATGTCTTCTCTCTCATCTTTAGGCTCCCGTTTAACTGGCATTGTCACCACCACGGATAATGGTGGCTCTACAGGACGAATTCGTCGTTCTGAAGGAGGGATTGCTTGGGGTGATATGCGTAATTGCTTGAATCAATTGATTACTGAGCCATCCATTGCCTCTAAGATGTTTGAATATCGATTTGCGGGAACAGGGGAATTATCAGGGCATAATCTCGGTAACCTAATGCTGAAATCCCTTGACCATTTAAGTGTTCGCCCACTTGAAGCCATCAATTTAATCCGCAATATGCTGAAAGTGGATGCACAATTAATCCCGATGTCTGAATCACCAGTAGACCTGATGGCTATTGATGATATGGGAAATGAAGTCTACGGTGAAGTCAACGTGGATGCTTTACAGGAGTTACCGCAAGAATTGCGTTTATACCCGCCCGTTAAAGCGACCACTGAAGCCCTTGATGCTATCCATCGAGCTGATTTGATTTTAATCGGCCCCGGTAGTTTTTTTACCAGCTTAATGCCCCTGTTATTACTCGATGATATCGCCTGCGCCCTGAAAGAGAGCCAAGCGCCGATGGTGTATATCGGTAATTTAGGCAAAGAAATCAGCACCTCCGCTGCCAGCCTTACACTTCCTGAAAAATTAGTGATGATGGAGCGTTATATTGGCCGCAAAAAAATCGATGCGGTGATTGTTGGACCGCGTACCGATGTCACAACAATCCGCCAAGAACGCAAAGTGACTCAGCGAGTATTAGAGGCGGATGATATTCCTTATCGCCATGATAGAAACTTACTGTTAAAAGCCATCGAAGAGACCATTCATCTTCTGTAA
- the moaA gene encoding GTP 3',8-cyclase MoaA yields MQQLVDQFDRKFYYLRLSITDVCNFRCTYCLPDGYKPSGRHEFLTLDEIRRVSRAFAELGTEKVRITGGEPTMRKDFTDIIAAIKENNSIKKIAVTTNGYRMARDVQAWRDAGLNAVNVSVDSLDPRQFAAITGQDKFFQVMKGIDAAFDAGFEKVKVNAVLMKNVNDIALKSFLNWIKHRPIQLRFIELMETGEGSNLFQRYHVSGETVRDRLIAEGWYMQPRSRSDGPAQVFSHPDYQGEIGLIMPYEKDFCQSCNRLRVSSLGNLHLCLFGENGIPLRDLLGDENQNEALKARIQSGLMSKRETHFLHQGDSGITPNLSVIGG; encoded by the coding sequence ATGCAGCAACTTGTCGATCAATTTGACCGAAAATTTTACTATCTTCGTTTATCTATCACTGATGTTTGCAACTTCCGTTGCACATATTGCCTGCCTGATGGTTACAAACCGAGTGGCCGCCATGAATTTCTGACACTTGATGAAATCCGTCGAGTGAGTCGCGCTTTTGCTGAGTTAGGGACTGAAAAAGTCCGTATCACTGGCGGCGAGCCAACGATGCGTAAAGATTTCACCGATATCATCGCCGCTATCAAAGAAAATAATTCCATCAAAAAAATTGCCGTAACAACCAATGGTTATCGTATGGCGCGTGATGTACAAGCATGGCGAGATGCAGGTTTGAATGCCGTGAACGTGAGTGTGGATAGCCTTGATCCTCGCCAATTTGCCGCGATCACAGGGCAAGATAAATTTTTCCAAGTCATGAAAGGGATCGATGCGGCATTTGATGCAGGCTTCGAAAAAGTCAAAGTCAACGCGGTCTTGATGAAAAACGTCAATGATATCGCTCTTAAATCTTTCCTCAATTGGATCAAACACCGTCCAATTCAACTGCGTTTTATTGAACTCATGGAAACAGGGGAAGGCAGCAACCTATTCCAACGTTACCATGTGTCTGGTGAAACCGTTCGTGATCGCCTCATCGCAGAAGGCTGGTATATGCAGCCACGTTCTCGTAGCGACGGTCCCGCCCAAGTCTTTAGTCACCCTGATTACCAAGGGGAAATTGGGCTGATCATGCCGTACGAAAAGGACTTTTGCCAAAGCTGTAACCGTCTCAGGGTCTCTTCTTTAGGCAATCTGCATTTGTGTTTATTTGGTGAAAATGGCATTCCACTGCGTGATTTACTGGGTGATGAAAACCAGAATGAAGCCCTAAAAGCACGTATCCAAAGTGGGTTAATGTCTAAGCGAGAAACCCATTTCCTTCACCAAGGCGACAGCGGGATCACCCCGAATCTTTCCGTTATCGGCGGTTAA
- the moaC gene encoding cyclic pyranopterin monophosphate synthase MoaC, translated as MSQLTHLNASGEAHMVDVSAKAETVREARAEAFVTMNPETLAMIVDGSHHKGDVFATARIAGIQAAKNTWQLIPLCHPLLLTKVEVTLEAEQAHNRVRIETCCRLTGKTGVEMEALTAASVAALTIYDMCKAVQKDMVIGPVRLLEKTGGKSGHFKVEA; from the coding sequence ATGTCCCAACTGACCCACCTCAATGCGTCGGGCGAGGCGCACATGGTTGATGTATCAGCCAAAGCAGAAACTGTCCGTGAAGCACGCGCAGAAGCGTTTGTGACGATGAACCCAGAAACTTTAGCCATGATTGTGGATGGCAGTCACCATAAAGGGGATGTCTTTGCGACAGCTCGTATCGCTGGGATCCAAGCGGCAAAAAATACGTGGCAGTTGATCCCGCTGTGCCATCCTTTACTACTGACCAAAGTGGAAGTCACTCTGGAAGCTGAGCAAGCCCATAACCGTGTACGTATCGAAACTTGTTGCCGATTAACAGGGAAAACGGGCGTCGAAATGGAAGCGTTAACGGCGGCTTCTGTCGCAGCATTAACTATCTACGACATGTGCAAAGCGGTACAAAAAGATATGGTTATTGGTCCTGTGCGTTTATTAGAAAAAACGGGCGGAAAGTCCGGTCATTTTAAGGTGGAAGCATGA
- the moaD gene encoding molybdopterin synthase sulfur carrier subunit: MITVLFFAQVRELVGTDRLELVAQYPTVESLRQALAQKGDRWALALEDGKLLAAVNQSFVSADHPLNAGDEVAFFPPVTGG, from the coding sequence ATGATCACTGTTCTCTTTTTTGCTCAAGTTCGTGAGTTAGTTGGCACTGACCGCTTAGAGTTAGTGGCACAGTACCCAACAGTAGAATCTTTGCGCCAAGCATTGGCACAAAAAGGGGATCGTTGGGCGCTGGCCTTGGAAGATGGCAAATTATTAGCTGCTGTTAATCAATCGTTTGTTTCTGCTGACCATCCCCTGAATGCGGGTGATGAAGTGGCTTTCTTCCCACCAGTTACCGGGGGATGA
- the moaE gene encoding molybdopterin synthase catalytic subunit MoaE, with the protein MDNTHIAVQTENFSVGEQYTWLAECDSDGAVVTFTGKVRNHNLGDSVAALTLEHYPGMTEKALADIVMQSRERWPLQRVSVIHRIGTLQPGEEIVFVGVTSAHRNAAFQAAEFIMDYLKTKAPFWKKESLPDNERWVEAKESDEASANRW; encoded by the coding sequence ATGGACAATACCCATATTGCGGTACAAACCGAGAATTTCAGTGTCGGCGAGCAGTATACGTGGCTCGCTGAATGTGACAGTGATGGCGCCGTAGTGACATTCACAGGTAAAGTTCGTAATCATAATTTAGGGGACAGCGTAGCGGCGCTGACTCTTGAACACTATCCCGGAATGACAGAAAAAGCCTTAGCGGACATTGTGATGCAATCTCGCGAACGCTGGCCGCTGCAACGCGTGAGTGTGATCCACCGTATCGGTACTTTACAACCCGGTGAAGAGATTGTATTCGTGGGTGTGACCAGCGCACATCGTAATGCCGCATTCCAAGCCGCTGAATTTATAATGGATTACCTGAAAACCAAAGCACCATTCTGGAAAAAAGAGTCTCTCCCTGATAATGAACGTTGGGTGGAAGCCAAAGAGAGTGATGAAGCGTCTGCAAACCGTTGGTAG